Proteins encoded together in one Catellatospora citrea window:
- a CDS encoding TrmB family transcriptional regulator, which translates to MLERLGVSAEAEAVYWAMLKHPTWDVEEVAEALSLPESRVREALGFLAERAMIQPAAGRPGMLRAVSPKLGLTALLAHVEAELSERQQYFATVRASIVAVADAYDNGHERDEVVRLDGLDAVRDRLAELARTARHECATFTAGNALPPTAIESGKSLNQLALERGVAIRNIYQESSRNDPATLAYATWMASIGGRSRTVATVPMRLTLIDREIALLPLDVTDSSKGALEIRSGSMVAALCLLFDQTWELATPFGETPQLDEHGLNPQELTVLRLLNAGHTDESVGRKLGVSGRTARRIVADLMKRLGVESRFQAGAEAVRRGWL; encoded by the coding sequence ATGCTGGAGCGACTCGGGGTGTCAGCTGAGGCCGAGGCCGTCTACTGGGCCATGCTGAAGCACCCCACCTGGGACGTCGAGGAGGTCGCCGAGGCGCTCAGCCTGCCGGAGTCCCGGGTCAGGGAGGCGCTCGGCTTCCTCGCGGAACGGGCGATGATCCAGCCTGCGGCGGGCCGCCCGGGGATGCTGCGCGCGGTCAGCCCGAAGCTGGGGCTCACCGCGCTGCTGGCGCATGTCGAGGCGGAGCTGTCCGAACGTCAGCAGTACTTCGCGACGGTCCGGGCGTCCATCGTCGCGGTGGCCGACGCGTACGACAACGGCCACGAACGCGACGAGGTGGTGCGCCTCGACGGCCTGGACGCGGTGCGTGACCGGCTGGCCGAGCTGGCCCGCACGGCGCGGCACGAGTGCGCCACGTTCACCGCCGGCAACGCCCTGCCGCCCACCGCGATCGAGTCCGGCAAGTCGCTCAACCAGCTCGCGCTGGAGCGCGGCGTCGCGATCCGCAACATCTACCAGGAGAGCAGCCGCAACGATCCGGCCACGCTGGCGTACGCGACCTGGATGGCCTCGATCGGCGGCCGCAGCCGCACCGTGGCGACCGTGCCGATGCGGCTGACCCTGATCGACCGGGAGATCGCGCTGCTGCCGCTGGACGTCACCGACAGCAGCAAGGGCGCGCTGGAGATCCGCAGCGGCAGCATGGTCGCCGCGCTCTGCCTGCTGTTCGACCAGACCTGGGAGTTGGCCACCCCGTTCGGCGAGACGCCCCAGCTCGACGAGCACGGGCTCAACCCGCAGGAACTCACCGTGCTGCGGCTGCTCAACGCCGGGCACACCGACGAGTCGGTGGGCCGCAAGCTCGGCGTGTCCGGGCGCACCGCCCGGCGGATCGTGGCCGACCTGATGAAACGGCTCGGGGTGGAGAGCCGCTTCCAGGCCGGGGCCGAGGCGGTGCGGCGGGGCTGGCTCTGA